The following coding sequences lie in one Methylotuvimicrobium alcaliphilum 20Z genomic window:
- a CDS encoding cupin domain-containing protein yields the protein MSISYSNIFANIPSRLPEELFETVLKTDHVHIERIVSRNHSTKAGHWYDQDWDEWVLLLQGQAKLRYKNRLEDIVLNPGDYLLIPAHALHRVEWTDRNSDTIWLAIHMTDKVTSGDL from the coding sequence ATGTCCATAAGCTATTCCAATATTTTCGCAAACATTCCAAGTCGATTACCCGAAGAACTCTTCGAAACCGTGTTAAAAACCGATCATGTCCACATCGAGCGGATCGTCTCTAGGAATCACTCGACAAAAGCCGGGCATTGGTACGACCAAGACTGGGACGAATGGGTATTGCTGCTTCAAGGGCAAGCGAAACTACGTTATAAAAACCGTCTCGAAGATATTGTTTTAAATCCCGGAGATTATTTATTAATCCCGGCACATGCTTTACATCGGGTAGAATGGACCGATCGAAATAGCGATACGATTTGGCTTGCTATTCATATGACCGATAAAGTAACGTCCGGTGACTTATGA